A single Campylobacter hyointestinalis subsp. hyointestinalis DNA region contains:
- a CDS encoding peptidylprolyl isomerase, which yields MREELKVYEINKDELAKLKYAVIKTDKGDMIAELFADEAPQAVTNFATLATSGFYDGLNFHRVIPNFVIQGGCPLGTGTGGPGWRIKCECVNQKHRHLRGSLSMAHAGRDTGGSQFFVCHSAQPHLDGVHTVFGILIDEDSKKILDSIRQNDKIQTIEIKEKL from the coding sequence ATGAGAGAAGAGCTAAAAGTTTATGAGATAAACAAAGACGAGCTTGCAAAGCTAAAATACGCCGTGATAAAAACAGATAAGGGCGATATGATTGCGGAGCTTTTTGCAGACGAAGCGCCTCAAGCCGTAACAAATTTTGCTACTTTGGCAACAAGCGGATTTTATGATGGACTAAATTTCCATAGAGTTATACCAAATTTCGTTATCCAAGGCGGTTGCCCATTAGGTACTGGTACTGGAGGACCAGGCTGGAGGATAAAATGTGAATGCGTAAATCAAAAACATAGACATCTAAGAGGAAGTCTATCTATGGCGCATGCCGGACGTGACACCGGTGGAAGCCAGTTTTTCGTATGTCATAGCGCTCAGCCTCATTTAGATGGCGTTCATACTGTTTTTGGTATTCTTATAGATGAAGATAGCAAAAAAATCTTAGACTCTATAAGACAAAATGACAAGATACAAACAATTGAAATAAAAGAAAAACTGTAA